A genomic window from Bdellovibrio sp. SKB1291214 includes:
- a CDS encoding succinate dehydrogenase/fumarate reductase iron-sulfur subunit gives MSGKHINLTLKVWRQKGSKDQGSFVEYQAKNVSEHASFLEMLDAVNEEIVAKGEEPIAFDHDCREGICGTCGFVIDGEAHGKLKATTVCQLHMRNYNDGETLTIEPFRANSFPVIKDLMVDRSALDRIISSGGYISQNTGNPQDANAILIPKADADEAMSSATCIGCGACVAACKNASAALFTSAKISHLALLPQGAVEKDERALRMVAAMDSEGFGACTTTGACEAACPKEIQLTNISRMNRQFLGAVLTQRPKHKDGGAG, from the coding sequence ATGAGTGGAAAACATATCAATCTGACGTTGAAAGTATGGAGACAAAAAGGGTCTAAAGATCAGGGCTCCTTCGTTGAATACCAAGCTAAGAATGTTTCTGAGCACGCCTCTTTTCTAGAGATGCTAGATGCTGTGAACGAAGAGATCGTTGCCAAAGGCGAAGAACCAATCGCATTCGACCATGACTGCCGCGAAGGTATTTGTGGTACTTGTGGTTTCGTAATCGACGGTGAAGCACACGGTAAGTTGAAAGCAACAACGGTTTGCCAACTTCACATGCGTAATTATAACGACGGTGAAACTTTAACTATTGAGCCGTTCAGAGCAAATTCGTTCCCAGTTATTAAAGACTTGATGGTTGATCGTTCTGCATTAGACCGCATTATCTCTTCTGGTGGATATATCTCTCAAAATACGGGAAATCCACAGGACGCGAATGCGATCTTGATTCCTAAAGCAGATGCCGACGAAGCAATGAGTTCTGCAACTTGTATCGGCTGCGGGGCATGTGTAGCAGCTTGTAAAAACGCTTCTGCAGCGCTTTTCACTTCAGCAAAAATTTCTCACTTGGCTTTGCTTCCTCAAGGCGCAGTGGAAAAAGACGAACGTGCTTTGCGTATGGTTGCTGCAATGGATTCTGAAGGCTTCGGTGCGTGCACAACGACGGGTGCTTGTGAGGCGGCTTGTCCTAAAGAAATCCAACTTACCAATATCTCTCGAATGAATCGTCAGTTCTTAGGGGCTGTTTTAACTCAGAGACCGAAGCATAAAGACGGCGGCGCAGGCTAA
- a CDS encoding fumarate reductase/succinate dehydrogenase flavoprotein subunit, producing MANILDSKIPSGAIEDKWEKAKFENKLVNPANKRKHSVIVVGTGLAGASAAASLGELGYKVKAFCVHESPRRAHSVAAQGGINAAKNYQNDGDSTYRLFYDTVKGGDFRAREANVYRLAEVSANIIDQMVSQGVPFAREYGGTLANRSFGGAQVSRTFYARGQTGQQLLLGAYSQMMRQVDAGTVELRYRREMLDLVVIDGKARGIIVRNLLTGEIEAHEADAVIIASGGYSNVFFLSTNAMNCAVTAAWKAHKRGAYFANPCYTQIHPTCIPVHGENQSKLTLMSESLRNDGRVWVPKAVGDKRHPNDIPENERDYYLERVYPSFGNLAPRDVASRQAKYACDEGRGVNESGKAVYLDFADSIKRLGEEKIAERYGNLFEMYDKITGENPYKRPMMIYPAPHYTMGGLWVDYNLQSTIPGCFVAGEANFSDHGANRLGASALMQGLADGYFVVPYSIGNYLGGTKLNKVTTNDDAFKAAVEGVKKEISTLVNIKGNRTVDSFHKELGNIMWENCGMGRNAAGLKKALEEIPRVREEFWQNVRIPGDPNYLNVELEKAGRVADFLELGELMCRDALEREESCGGHFREEHQDNGEAKRDDANFCHVAAWEYTGNMKTSVRHKEELTFENVHLATRSYK from the coding sequence ATGGCTAACATTTTAGATAGCAAAATTCCAAGTGGTGCGATTGAAGACAAATGGGAAAAAGCCAAGTTTGAAAACAAACTTGTAAACCCTGCTAATAAAAGAAAACATTCAGTGATCGTTGTGGGTACTGGTCTTGCTGGTGCTTCTGCAGCTGCTTCTTTGGGTGAGCTTGGTTACAAAGTAAAAGCATTCTGTGTGCATGAATCCCCTCGCCGTGCCCACTCTGTGGCCGCTCAAGGTGGTATCAACGCCGCTAAAAACTATCAAAACGATGGTGACTCTACTTACCGTCTTTTCTATGACACAGTTAAGGGCGGAGATTTCCGTGCTCGTGAAGCCAACGTTTATCGTTTGGCTGAAGTGTCTGCAAACATCATCGACCAAATGGTTTCTCAAGGTGTTCCTTTCGCTCGTGAATACGGCGGCACTTTAGCAAATCGTTCTTTCGGTGGTGCGCAAGTTTCCCGTACATTCTATGCCCGCGGTCAAACGGGTCAGCAGCTTTTGTTGGGTGCGTACTCGCAAATGATGAGACAAGTTGACGCTGGGACTGTTGAGCTTCGCTATCGTCGTGAAATGCTTGATCTTGTTGTTATCGATGGAAAAGCACGTGGCATCATCGTTCGTAACTTGCTGACAGGTGAGATCGAGGCCCACGAAGCTGATGCAGTTATCATTGCATCCGGTGGTTACTCAAACGTGTTCTTCCTTTCTACGAATGCGATGAACTGCGCAGTAACGGCAGCTTGGAAAGCTCACAAACGTGGCGCTTACTTTGCAAATCCTTGCTATACACAAATTCACCCTACCTGCATTCCTGTTCATGGTGAAAATCAGTCAAAATTGACGTTGATGTCTGAATCTCTTCGTAACGACGGTCGTGTATGGGTTCCAAAAGCAGTTGGTGATAAACGTCATCCAAACGATATCCCTGAAAATGAACGCGACTACTACTTGGAGCGTGTATACCCTTCATTCGGTAACTTGGCTCCTCGTGACGTAGCTTCTCGTCAGGCGAAATACGCTTGTGACGAAGGCCGTGGTGTCAATGAATCTGGTAAAGCTGTTTACCTGGATTTTGCTGATTCTATCAAGCGCCTGGGCGAAGAGAAAATCGCTGAGCGCTATGGTAACTTGTTTGAAATGTACGATAAGATCACGGGCGAAAATCCTTATAAACGTCCAATGATGATCTACCCTGCTCCACACTATACGATGGGCGGCTTGTGGGTTGACTATAACCTTCAATCAACCATCCCTGGATGTTTCGTCGCTGGTGAAGCAAACTTCTCTGACCACGGTGCGAATCGTTTGGGTGCATCTGCATTGATGCAAGGTTTGGCAGATGGTTACTTTGTAGTTCCATACTCAATCGGTAACTATTTGGGCGGGACGAAACTTAATAAAGTAACGACAAACGACGATGCGTTCAAAGCGGCGGTCGAGGGCGTTAAAAAAGAGATCAGCACACTAGTAAATATCAAAGGTAACCGCACGGTTGATAGCTTCCATAAAGAGCTAGGTAACATTATGTGGGAAAACTGCGGTATGGGTCGTAATGCTGCCGGCTTGAAAAAAGCACTTGAAGAGATTCCAAGAGTACGTGAAGAGTTCTGGCAAAACGTACGTATCCCTGGCGATCCAAACTACTTAAACGTGGAGCTTGAAAAAGCCGGCCGTGTCGCTGACTTCTTGGAGCTTGGTGAGTTGATGTGTCGTGACGCTTTGGAGCGTGAGGAATCATGCGGCGGTCACTTCCGTGAAGAACACCAAGATAACGGTGAAGCAAAACGTGACGACGCTAATTTCTGTCACGTAGCTGCGTGGGAATACACAGGTAACATGAAAACATCTGTGCGCCACAAAGAAGAGCTGACTTTTGAAAACGTTCACCTAGCAACTCGTAGCTATAAATAA
- a CDS encoding succinate dehydrogenase cytochrome b subunit — translation MFSFLGTTVGKKYVMGITGLIWAGFVLTHMAGNMLIFVSHDAYNAYGHAITSGKLIYIAELVLVLALITHVYMAISLTINNREAKGQKYAVAAKGAKRVTLASRTMAIQGSLILVFVILHLITFKYGQHYETNVDGVPMRDLAKLMEEVFQQPGYVAWYVVALILLGFHLKHGVGSTFQSLGLMEGTYRNLWTKLSIGYGIVVALGFISQPLYLFLMR, via the coding sequence ATGTTTTCATTTCTCGGAACAACTGTCGGGAAAAAATACGTAATGGGAATCACTGGTCTTATTTGGGCGGGCTTCGTGCTGACTCATATGGCCGGTAACATGCTCATTTTCGTAAGCCACGACGCTTACAATGCCTATGGACACGCAATCACAAGCGGCAAGCTAATCTATATCGCTGAACTTGTTTTAGTGTTGGCTTTGATCACACACGTTTACATGGCGATTTCACTTACAATAAACAATCGCGAAGCAAAAGGTCAAAAATACGCAGTTGCAGCTAAAGGTGCAAAGCGCGTGACTTTGGCTTCAAGAACAATGGCAATCCAAGGATCTTTGATCTTGGTTTTCGTTATTCTTCACTTGATCACCTTCAAATACGGTCAGCACTATGAAACGAATGTTGATGGTGTGCCAATGCGTGACCTTGCAAAATTGATGGAAGAAGTATTCCAACAGCCGGGCTATGTAGCTTGGTATGTCGTTGCATTAATTCTTTTGGGTTTCCACTTGAAACATGGTGTGGGATCTACGTTCCAATCACTGGGTTTAATGGAAGGGACTTACCGCAATCTTTGGACGAAGCTAAGCATTGGTTACGGCATTGTCGTGGCTCTTGGTTTCATCTCTCAACCTCTTTACCTTTTCCTCATGCGCTAA
- a CDS encoding electron transfer flavoprotein subunit beta/FixA family protein → MKIFVCIKQVPDTETKIKISPDQTGIDTAGIKWVMNPYDEYAVEEANKLRDANPGSQVWVLSAGPKARVVESLRTALAMGADEAIVINGEGLDNFSTAKALAEVIKAEGGMKIIFTGKLAIDDNASSVSQMMAEFLNIPHTTVVSKFAFNGENVTVERDVEGGAKEVVQMMTPAVVGANKGLNMPRYASLPGIMKAKKKVIKEIEFASLNIPATDIKVKYSGMTLPAEKPAVKMLSGDSSAQAAELVKLLRDEAKVL, encoded by the coding sequence ATGAAGATTTTCGTGTGCATCAAACAGGTGCCAGACACTGAAACTAAAATTAAAATCTCTCCCGACCAAACCGGTATCGATACGGCGGGGATTAAATGGGTCATGAACCCTTACGACGAATACGCTGTCGAGGAAGCAAACAAGCTTCGCGATGCCAATCCAGGCTCTCAAGTGTGGGTTTTGAGTGCGGGTCCTAAAGCACGTGTCGTAGAATCTTTGCGTACGGCGCTTGCCATGGGTGCTGACGAAGCCATCGTTATTAACGGCGAAGGTCTAGATAACTTCTCAACTGCAAAAGCCCTTGCCGAAGTGATTAAAGCCGAAGGCGGAATGAAAATCATTTTCACCGGCAAGCTTGCAATCGACGACAATGCATCTTCCGTTAGCCAAATGATGGCTGAATTCTTGAACATTCCTCACACAACTGTGGTTTCTAAGTTTGCCTTCAATGGCGAAAACGTAACTGTTGAGCGTGACGTTGAGGGTGGTGCGAAAGAAGTTGTGCAAATGATGACACCAGCAGTGGTTGGCGCCAACAAAGGCTTAAACATGCCTCGTTACGCTTCTTTGCCGGGTATTATGAAGGCGAAAAAGAAAGTGATCAAAGAAATCGAATTCGCTTCTTTGAACATTCCTGCGACTGACATCAAAGTAAAATACTCTGGTATGACTCTTCCGGCGGAAAAACCAGCAGTTAAAATGCTTTCTGGCGACTCTTCTGCACAAGCAGCAGAGCTAGTTAAACTTCTTCGCGACGAAGCGAAGGTTCTGTAG
- a CDS encoding electron transfer flavoprotein subunit alpha/FixB family protein → MGKVLVFAEQTNGKLKRSSIELLQAAAKSGNTVVAVTFGSHAGDVTAAIGHNGASEVHVVKDASLDSYNPESYTANMVAIVNKVQPSIILSSASSTGKDLFPRVAARLNTGVASDCTQLTINGDNVTAVKPMYSGKAFATVNFENSPIKIVLMRANQLPVEAADTSKTANVVENTNSATDLKTLIKEIVKGASEKLDLTEANIIVSGGRGLKEAANFKVLNDLADVLGATVGATRAVVDAGWVGHGMQVGQTGKTVAPSLYIAVGISGAIQHLAGMGSSKVIVAINSDANAPIFQKATYGIVGDALEIVPKLTEEFKKALHH, encoded by the coding sequence ATGGGAAAAGTATTAGTATTTGCTGAACAAACAAACGGTAAACTTAAACGCAGCTCCATCGAGCTTTTGCAAGCAGCCGCGAAATCTGGCAACACAGTTGTTGCTGTGACTTTCGGCTCTCACGCTGGTGATGTAACTGCAGCTATCGGTCACAACGGTGCTTCCGAAGTTCACGTAGTCAAAGATGCTTCTTTGGATTCTTACAATCCAGAATCATACACTGCAAACATGGTTGCGATCGTAAACAAAGTTCAACCTTCGATCATCTTGTCTTCAGCTTCTTCAACAGGTAAGGATTTGTTCCCACGTGTTGCTGCTCGCTTGAACACGGGTGTTGCTTCTGATTGCACTCAGTTGACTATTAACGGTGACAACGTAACTGCAGTTAAACCAATGTACTCGGGTAAAGCATTTGCGACAGTTAACTTTGAAAATAGCCCGATCAAAATCGTATTGATGCGTGCAAATCAACTTCCAGTTGAAGCTGCTGACACATCAAAAACAGCAAACGTTGTTGAAAACACAAACTCTGCAACGGATTTGAAAACTTTGATCAAAGAAATCGTTAAGGGGGCTTCTGAAAAACTAGATTTGACTGAAGCAAACATTATCGTTTCTGGTGGCCGTGGTTTGAAAGAAGCTGCAAACTTTAAAGTCTTGAATGATCTTGCTGACGTATTGGGTGCCACAGTCGGTGCAACTCGTGCGGTAGTGGATGCTGGTTGGGTAGGACACGGTATGCAAGTGGGTCAAACTGGTAAAACAGTGGCTCCTTCTTTGTACATCGCTGTGGGTATTTCCGGCGCAATTCAACATTTGGCAGGTATGGGTTCATCTAAAGTTATCGTTGCAATCAACAGCGATGCGAACGCTCCTATCTTCCAAAAAGCCACTTACGGTATCGTAGGTGACGCTCTTGAAATCGTTCCGAAATTGACTGAAGAGTTCAAAAAGGCTCTTCACCACTAA
- a CDS encoding DUF374 domain-containing protein, with translation MATVLKWMGAKTSRGSSSRGSVQALKGLLRLVKDGGNCSFAVDGPKGPLHKVKPGVFELSRMVHGPIYAAGVHVDRAIYFPKSWNKTFLPKPFAKVTIVWSESLPPVTKDQDPRNPDLALELESVLHRTRQQAVNFIADNNT, from the coding sequence ATGGCAACTGTGCTGAAGTGGATGGGTGCAAAAACCAGCCGCGGATCATCTTCGCGGGGAAGTGTGCAAGCCCTAAAAGGTCTTTTGCGTTTAGTAAAAGACGGGGGAAATTGCAGCTTTGCAGTTGATGGTCCTAAAGGTCCGTTACACAAAGTGAAGCCAGGTGTGTTCGAACTATCGCGCATGGTTCATGGGCCGATTTATGCGGCGGGTGTGCATGTGGACCGCGCAATTTATTTCCCCAAATCATGGAATAAAACTTTCCTGCCAAAACCGTTCGCTAAAGTAACAATTGTGTGGAGTGAGAGTCTTCCTCCAGTCACAAAGGATCAGGATCCTAGAAACCCAGACCTTGCTCTAGAGTTGGAGTCCGTTTTGCACCGTACTCGTCAGCAAGCTGTTAATTTCATTGCGGATAATAATACCTAG
- a CDS encoding peptidylprolyl isomerase — protein MKLVISILMLIAAPAFAQKSSEVLAQVGKRTITLDEFNKKFNDIKSKTTNPPTKELFLEDMVRYEVGLQEAEKRNLEKDPIVQEQLRQAMYKALLEKELGPQVQKITISDKDMKEWYANNPEIRTSNILIEFKQGATAAQISEARKRAEEILSEVKKSKRPFEELVKLYSDDAISKQAGGDIGWQSRVTIVPAYYEAAASMKVGEVKGLIESPYGFHIIKVTGRRSFENADKRQIRAAVYDEKRKVIFNNYFEKLKKSYSIKENKNLIK, from the coding sequence ATGAAATTAGTTATCAGCATCTTGATGCTCATCGCGGCACCGGCGTTCGCGCAAAAATCTTCTGAAGTGTTGGCTCAGGTGGGTAAAAGAACGATTACGCTTGATGAATTCAATAAGAAATTCAACGACATCAAATCAAAAACAACAAATCCTCCAACAAAAGAATTGTTCCTAGAGGACATGGTTCGCTATGAAGTCGGACTTCAAGAGGCTGAAAAGCGCAATTTGGAAAAAGACCCAATCGTTCAGGAGCAACTTCGCCAAGCTATGTACAAAGCCCTTCTTGAAAAAGAGCTGGGTCCCCAAGTTCAAAAAATCACAATTTCTGACAAAGATATGAAGGAATGGTACGCAAACAATCCTGAAATCCGCACTAGCAACATTTTGATTGAGTTTAAACAAGGTGCTACTGCCGCTCAAATCAGCGAAGCTAGAAAACGCGCTGAAGAAATTCTTTCTGAAGTTAAGAAGTCAAAACGTCCGTTTGAGGAACTTGTTAAGCTGTACTCTGACGATGCGATTTCTAAGCAAGCTGGTGGTGACATCGGCTGGCAATCTCGTGTTACAATCGTTCCTGCATACTATGAGGCGGCAGCTTCCATGAAGGTCGGTGAAGTAAAGGGGCTCATCGAATCTCCATATGGCTTCCACATCATTAAAGTGACTGGCCGTCGCAGCTTTGAAAACGCAGACAAGCGCCAAATCAGAGCCGCCGTTTACGACGAAAAAAGAAAAGTTATCTTTAATAACTACTTTGAGAAGTTGAAAAAATCATACTCTATCAAAGAAAATAAAAACCTTATCAAATAA
- a CDS encoding peptidylprolyl isomerase, translating to MKFLKSPAKTGLFILTSMLLAGCPSKYQKLSKQPVEKVNEHVLTAKEFANQLARKLKNFDALAAKDPNNVQRIKEEILRDFLVKSLTLDWARAQSIVVAENTLDKEVDKLRANYPDDLSFRRALAQENLSFAEWREELRFSLIEREVFKKINEKAKPISEDEIKRYYDDHKDMFKRKERIYIRQIVVDEEAKADAIKTDLKTKDFAELAKKFSITPEAKQGGVIGWIEKGTVDYFDKLFVNSVGTQMIKSPFGIHLIRVEKKAPASTLGLEEVRPQITRALKAQREQAEYVAWLDAQLRSSKVLKDYELMNSISVDTRGNND from the coding sequence ATGAAATTCCTAAAGAGCCCCGCCAAAACGGGGCTTTTTATTTTAACAAGCATGTTGTTGGCGGGATGTCCTTCCAAATATCAAAAACTTTCTAAACAGCCCGTTGAGAAGGTGAATGAGCACGTATTGACAGCGAAAGAGTTCGCAAATCAACTGGCTCGAAAACTTAAGAACTTTGATGCTCTGGCAGCCAAGGACCCCAACAACGTTCAAAGAATTAAAGAAGAAATTCTTCGCGATTTTTTGGTGAAGAGTCTGACGCTGGATTGGGCGCGAGCTCAAAGTATTGTAGTGGCTGAAAACACTCTGGATAAAGAAGTGGATAAGTTGCGAGCCAACTATCCCGACGACCTTTCTTTCCGCCGCGCTCTTGCACAAGAAAATCTTTCTTTCGCTGAATGGCGGGAAGAACTTCGCTTTAGCTTGATCGAACGTGAGGTATTTAAAAAAATTAACGAGAAAGCTAAGCCAATCTCTGAAGACGAAATTAAACGCTATTACGATGACCATAAGGACATGTTTAAACGTAAGGAGCGCATTTATATTCGTCAGATCGTCGTCGATGAGGAAGCCAAGGCTGACGCAATCAAGACCGATTTAAAAACCAAAGATTTTGCAGAGCTTGCCAAGAAATTCTCGATCACCCCGGAAGCAAAACAGGGTGGAGTAATTGGTTGGATCGAAAAAGGGACTGTCGATTATTTCGATAAGCTCTTCGTAAACTCTGTCGGGACGCAAATGATCAAAAGTCCCTTCGGCATCCATCTGATTCGTGTGGAAAAAAAGGCTCCAGCTTCTACTTTAGGGCTCGAAGAGGTACGTCCACAGATTACGCGCGCGCTTAAAGCTCAACGCGAGCAGGCAGAATACGTGGCGTGGCTTGATGCTCAGCTCAGAAGTAGTAAAGTCCTAAAGGACTACGAGTTGATGAATTCCATCAGCGTAGATACCCGAGGGAATAATGATTAG
- a CDS encoding peptidylprolyl isomerase has product MISLLVSLFLAVPVKAEVVEKTLAVVNNEIILESDLKELQNRISKPGMIDDALLDGKSADSLKKDRKAQMDYLINEKIISSEIKRLNLSVTNDRVENEFKDMAKRNNVAESELISVLKGQGINIAEYKTFLKEKIEKQNLMDTEIISKLRISDEDALNEYLKSNPNNKPAIDEFSVSHIFFNPKKGGSEAAYKRAETALSKLRSGENFENLAQQFSEDPNFSAGGALGSFKSGEFLPEIEEAIGNLKVGETTGIVKSRLGFHIVKLTTKKLTPDPKFEKQKDRIKAQLMEASFKRQLRLWLQNKRDDSFVRINE; this is encoded by the coding sequence ATGATTAGTTTGCTTGTTTCTTTATTTTTAGCAGTGCCGGTAAAAGCGGAAGTGGTTGAAAAAACCTTGGCCGTTGTAAACAACGAAATCATCTTAGAATCTGATCTTAAGGAATTGCAGAACAGAATTTCCAAACCGGGAATGATCGATGATGCTTTGTTGGATGGTAAATCAGCGGACTCTCTAAAAAAAGATCGCAAAGCGCAAATGGATTACTTGATCAACGAAAAGATCATTTCATCTGAGATCAAGCGTTTGAATTTATCAGTCACAAATGATCGTGTGGAAAACGAATTCAAAGACATGGCAAAAAGAAATAACGTTGCTGAGTCTGAGTTAATTAGCGTTCTTAAAGGTCAAGGCATCAATATTGCTGAATACAAAACCTTCCTAAAAGAAAAAATCGAAAAGCAAAACTTGATGGATACAGAGATCATTTCAAAACTTCGTATTTCGGACGAAGACGCCTTGAATGAATACTTGAAATCAAACCCAAACAATAAACCTGCGATCGATGAATTCTCTGTTTCTCATATTTTCTTTAACCCGAAAAAGGGCGGATCTGAAGCGGCCTATAAACGTGCGGAAACTGCTCTTTCAAAGCTTCGCTCTGGCGAAAATTTTGAGAACCTGGCTCAACAATTCAGTGAAGATCCTAACTTCTCTGCGGGTGGTGCGTTGGGTAGCTTTAAATCCGGTGAGTTCTTACCGGAGATCGAAGAAGCAATCGGCAACTTAAAGGTTGGAGAGACAACTGGAATTGTGAAATCTCGCTTAGGATTTCACATCGTTAAACTTACGACTAAAAAACTTACGCCAGATCCAAAGTTTGAAAAGCAAAAAGACAGAATCAAAGCGCAGCTTATGGAAGCAAGCTTTAAACGTCAGCTCCGCCTGTGGTTGCAAAACAAACGCGACGATTCCTTTGTAAGAATCAATGAGTAA
- a CDS encoding 4-hydroxythreonine-4-phosphate dehydrogenase PdxA, whose protein sequence is MSNKRIALTTGDDDGIGFEVTAKALHKLGPQKGVQFFLWRNDNASAKYLKLIDQKFKRIVVDDLEEALKVEGNYLVDICSDQSPAHWVEATAKACMKKQLDGMATAPLSKTLIKDAGLKDLGHTDILKRLSKTKTVHMGFAGSEFNVVLATGHLAISQVSKHISFSTIAEALLNADLLRKSLPTSKRSKPIGVLGLNPHSGEQGMIGGEELMVFPNLAAFAKEKKIPYEGPLVPDAAFFKENWKKYSVYLCLYHDQGLIPFKMIHGQDSGVHISLGIPFVRTSVDHGTAKDIFGKNKANPNSMIDAIRWSINLTRQQA, encoded by the coding sequence ATGAGTAACAAACGAATTGCACTCACCACGGGCGATGATGATGGGATTGGCTTTGAAGTAACTGCCAAAGCCCTTCATAAGCTTGGCCCGCAAAAGGGAGTGCAATTTTTCTTGTGGAGGAACGACAATGCCTCTGCAAAGTATCTGAAGCTAATCGATCAAAAGTTTAAACGTATCGTCGTCGACGACCTCGAGGAAGCCCTTAAGGTTGAAGGCAATTACTTGGTTGATATTTGCTCTGATCAATCACCTGCTCATTGGGTGGAAGCCACTGCTAAAGCTTGTATGAAAAAGCAGTTAGACGGCATGGCAACAGCTCCACTCTCCAAAACTTTGATCAAAGACGCTGGTTTGAAAGATCTTGGTCACACCGATATTTTAAAACGTCTTTCGAAAACAAAAACCGTCCATATGGGATTCGCCGGTAGCGAATTTAACGTGGTTTTAGCGACGGGACACCTTGCGATTTCCCAGGTCTCGAAGCACATTAGCTTTAGCACTATTGCCGAGGCTCTGTTGAATGCAGATCTTTTGCGCAAATCTTTGCCTACCTCTAAACGTTCAAAGCCTATTGGTGTTTTAGGTTTAAACCCTCACTCGGGTGAACAGGGGATGATTGGTGGCGAAGAGTTAATGGTGTTTCCAAACCTTGCTGCCTTTGCTAAAGAAAAGAAAATTCCTTACGAGGGACCCCTTGTTCCGGATGCTGCTTTCTTTAAAGAAAACTGGAAAAAATATTCCGTTTACTTATGTCTTTATCATGACCAAGGTTTAATTCCATTTAAGATGATACACGGACAAGATAGCGGGGTTCACATCAGCCTCGGAATTCCGTTCGTTCGCACGAGTGTCGATCACGGAACGGCCAAAGATATTTTTGGTAAAAATAAAGCCAATCCCAACTCTATGATTGATGCTATTCGCTGGTCTATTAATTTGACTCGACAGCAAGCCTAG
- a CDS encoding phosphomannomutase/phosphoglucomutase codes for MYQPVIFREYDIRGVYNGQFDDNFAYLLARAFVVHMKNVKNISNPTLTIGHDARVSSPAIVKSMEKGFVDSGAKVIHLGLVTSPVCYFSTFTMKVDGAVQVTGSHNPPEFNGFKISLGKTTIFGEEIQELRKIIEKGEYIDGKGSVESFDIRPSYYEHYKKEFGQMKNVKVVLDCGNGAGGSVVRGLYEACGLTPTILFEEPDGAFPNHHPDPTVEKNLVALAAQVKKEGAVCGIGFDGDADRIGVVDHTGRMVYGDELMTIVSRAILETNKGAKIVGDVKCSDRLYHDIAKHGGQPIMWKTGHSLIKEKIKVEKAPFGGEMSGHIFFADRNFGYDDAPYAGLRLVEILAKTGKNIPELLAGLPPAFNTPEIRIDTTEEKKVLIVEKMKEAFKGGPDADYKVDLTDGIRLSFEDGWALCRSSNTQPVLVVRYEATTAEGMKRIQDRVEAVVNKYL; via the coding sequence ATGTATCAACCGGTAATTTTCAGAGAATACGACATTCGCGGCGTTTATAACGGTCAGTTTGACGACAATTTCGCTTATCTTTTGGCGCGCGCTTTCGTTGTTCACATGAAGAACGTTAAAAATATTTCTAATCCAACACTGACTATCGGCCACGATGCTCGTGTAAGCTCTCCAGCGATCGTTAAGAGCATGGAAAAAGGTTTTGTCGATTCAGGTGCTAAGGTTATTCACTTGGGCCTTGTAACGAGCCCTGTGTGTTATTTCTCGACATTCACCATGAAAGTGGACGGCGCAGTTCAAGTCACTGGTTCACACAATCCTCCAGAGTTCAATGGTTTCAAAATCTCCTTGGGTAAAACGACAATCTTTGGCGAGGAAATTCAGGAACTTCGTAAGATCATCGAAAAAGGTGAATACATCGATGGCAAAGGTTCTGTGGAATCTTTCGATATCCGCCCAAGCTACTACGAGCACTACAAAAAAGAGTTTGGCCAAATGAAAAACGTTAAAGTCGTTTTGGATTGTGGTAATGGCGCTGGTGGTTCAGTGGTTCGCGGTCTATACGAAGCCTGCGGCTTGACTCCGACAATTTTGTTCGAAGAACCAGATGGTGCATTCCCGAATCACCATCCAGATCCAACGGTTGAAAAAAATCTGGTAGCTCTGGCTGCCCAGGTTAAAAAAGAAGGTGCCGTCTGTGGTATCGGCTTTGACGGTGATGCAGATCGTATCGGTGTTGTTGATCACACGGGTCGCATGGTTTACGGTGACGAACTGATGACTATCGTATCCCGCGCCATTCTTGAAACTAACAAGGGTGCTAAAATCGTGGGTGATGTGAAGTGTTCGGATCGCTTGTATCACGACATCGCAAAACACGGTGGACAACCTATCATGTGGAAAACAGGTCACTCTTTGATTAAAGAAAAAATCAAAGTTGAAAAAGCACCATTCGGCGGAGAGATGTCTGGTCACATCTTCTTTGCAGATCGCAACTTTGGTTACGACGATGCTCCATATGCAGGTCTTCGCTTGGTAGAAATCCTGGCAAAAACAGGAAAAAATATTCCTGAATTACTTGCAGGACTTCCGCCCGCATTTAACACGCCGGAAATTCGCATCGACACGACTGAAGAGAAAAAAGTTTTGATCGTCGAAAAAATGAAAGAAGCTTTCAAGGGCGGCCCGGATGCTGACTACAAAGTAGACTTAACTGACGGCATCCGCTTAAGCTTCGAAGACGGTTGGGCATTATGCCGCTCTTCAAACACACAACCAGTCTTGGTTGTACGTTATGAAGCGACAACAGCCGAAGGCATGAAACGCATCCAAGACCGCGTGGAAGCCGTGGTAAATAAGTACCTATAA